Proteins encoded in a region of the Ancylobacter sp. SL191 genome:
- a CDS encoding response regulator, with protein MNRADAETGPHILVVDDDQEIRKLLGRYLTGQAFRVTLAETGREAERQLANGRFDLVVLDLMLPDTSGLDLCRSFRTQSNIPIILLTALKEDVDRIIGLEIGADDYLGKPFNPRELVARIRAVLRRTHLREETTSEPRPGRLRFAGFTADPTLRRVWDGEGTEIIFTGAEFDLLLAFVERPGRMLSREQLLDITQGRGSSGFDRSIDVLISRLRRKLGDAGNFQIIKTLRNGGYQLAARVEIVAGEDGEAE; from the coding sequence ATGAACAGAGCCGATGCCGAGACCGGCCCGCACATTCTCGTGGTCGATGACGACCAGGAGATCCGCAAGCTTCTCGGACGCTACCTCACCGGCCAGGCGTTTCGCGTGACGCTGGCCGAGACCGGGCGCGAGGCCGAGCGCCAGCTCGCCAATGGGCGCTTCGACCTCGTGGTGCTCGACCTGATGCTGCCGGACACGTCCGGCCTCGATCTGTGCCGCTCCTTCCGCACCCAGTCCAACATCCCCATCATCCTGCTGACCGCGCTGAAGGAGGATGTCGACCGCATCATCGGGCTGGAGATCGGCGCGGACGACTATCTCGGCAAGCCGTTCAACCCGCGCGAGCTGGTGGCGCGCATCCGTGCCGTGCTCCGGCGCACCCATCTGCGCGAGGAAACCACCAGCGAGCCCCGGCCCGGCCGGCTGCGCTTCGCCGGCTTCACCGCCGACCCGACGCTGCGCCGGGTGTGGGACGGCGAAGGTACGGAGATCATCTTCACCGGCGCCGAGTTCGACCTGTTGCTCGCCTTTGTCGAGCGGCCCGGCCGGATGCTCTCGCGCGAGCAGCTGCTCGACATCACCCAGGGGCGCGGCTCCAGCGGTTTCGACCGCTCGATCGACGTGCTGATCAGCCGGCTGCGCCGCAAGCTGGGCGATGCCGGCAATTTCCAGATCATCAAGACCCTGCGCAATGGCGGCTACCAGCTCGCCGCGCGGGTGGAGATTGTCGCCGGCGAGGATGGCGAGGCGGAATGA